The Fervidicoccaceae archaeon genome contains a region encoding:
- a CDS encoding helix-turn-helix domain-containing protein, with the protein MTLVSSYVVERVAREISGDVVWSANPGEALRKWREAFGVSQSEVARRMGVAPSVINDYEKGRRTPGSGFVKKYVSCLIEIDRERGWRVLEILARSSRLLLPEAVIDMREFTKPVTLSEVVEVVDGEVLWGAMHLEKRLYGYTVVDSIGAITTMSGNEFYSLMGLTTERVLVFTRVGTGRSPMVAVRVSPLKPGAVVVHGPKIVDKLAVLLAEKDNVPLVLSHKSGVEELVSSLRSLASGF; encoded by the coding sequence ATGACGTTGGTCTCCAGCTACGTCGTGGAGAGAGTGGCGCGCGAGATCAGCGGGGACGTCGTGTGGAGCGCCAATCCGGGCGAGGCGCTTCGCAAGTGGCGCGAGGCCTTCGGGGTTTCGCAGAGCGAGGTGGCACGCCGGATGGGTGTCGCCCCGAGCGTGATAAACGACTACGAGAAGGGGAGAAGGACCCCCGGCAGCGGCTTCGTGAAAAAGTACGTCAGCTGTCTCATAGAGATCGATAGAGAGAGGGGATGGAGAGTCCTGGAGATCCTCGCTAGGAGTTCGAGGCTCCTCCTGCCGGAGGCGGTGATAGACATGAGAGAGTTCACGAAGCCAGTCACGTTAAGCGAAGTGGTCGAGGTTGTAGATGGAGAAGTGCTGTGGGGGGCGATGCATCTAGAGAAGAGACTTTACGGATACACCGTGGTGGACAGCATCGGGGCCATAACAACGATGTCGGGCAACGAGTTCTACAGCCTCATGGGCCTCACGACCGAGAGAGTTCTGGTCTTCACGAGGGTGGGAACGGGTAGATCCCCCATGGTCGCCGTCAGAGTCTCTCCTCTCAAGCCTGGGGCGGTCGTGGTGCACGGTCCTAAGATTGTGGACAAGCTGGCGGTGCTGCTAGCGGAGAAGGACAACGTCCCTTTAGTTCTGTCCCATAAGAGCGGGGTCGAGGAGCTGGTTTCCTCTCTTAGGAGCCTAGCTTCAGGTTTTTAA
- a CDS encoding nascent polypeptide-associated complex protein — protein MLGVSPRDLRRAMRRLGINVEVDQVEDAERVIVERSSGKALVVERPAVAVLKMQGQTVIYVTGEVREVEQPKAEEVPEVREEDVQLVANEAGVSLEEARAALESTGGDIARAIILLESRKRDLGRNVNE, from the coding sequence ATGCTAGGAGTCAGCCCCAGGGATCTGAGGAGAGCTATGAGGAGGCTAGGCATAAACGTCGAAGTGGACCAAGTGGAGGACGCAGAGAGAGTGATTGTCGAGCGCAGCTCCGGAAAAGCGCTCGTCGTAGAGAGGCCAGCTGTCGCCGTGCTCAAGATGCAGGGTCAGACCGTCATCTACGTAACGGGCGAGGTAAGAGAGGTGGAGCAGCCCAAGGCCGAGGAGGTCCCCGAGGTGCGCGAAGAAGATGTGCAGCTCGTGGCTAACGAGGCAGGCGTCAGCTTAGAAGAGGCCAGAGCGGCCTTAGAGTCGACGGGCGGCGACATAGCCCGCGCTATAATTCTCCTCGAGTCGAGGAAGAGAGATCTTGGGAGAAACGTAAATGAGTAA
- a CDS encoding MBL fold metallo-hydrolase, with amino-acid sequence MTKITVLGGGGEVGRGALAVEHGNRAVLMDYGVTFDENDVPQMPLHVAPSRLDALVLTHSHLDHVGGAPLLYASLSPRALATSLTRAASRILLEDFLKLSGYYLDFEDHEVNKLLASIEEVAPGEEVEVGSFKLKFLNAGHVPGSLSVLVETSNKSVLYTSDVNTVDTKLTKGADFSGIEAEVLVMESTYGSSDHPPRSSVERRFVEAVREVIEGGGVVLVPAFSVGRGQEIMCVLAEHEVEPVAVDGMIREATDVLLSNGSFIHRLDLLEKAREEFEFVRGWHERRRVWRRPGVIVASAGMLKGGPSRYYLRKIAHSEKNAIFMVSFQAPGTPGRKILEMGRYNEGEDLVKARVEWFDFSSHAGSSELLKIAKSIRGLELVVLVHGERKAQEALARRMKEEIGVEVIAPLNGESLDVTG; translated from the coding sequence GTGACCAAGATAACGGTGCTGGGCGGCGGCGGAGAGGTAGGCCGCGGAGCCCTGGCCGTCGAGCACGGAAACAGAGCCGTTTTAATGGACTACGGCGTGACGTTCGACGAGAATGACGTGCCACAGATGCCTCTCCACGTTGCGCCCAGTAGATTAGACGCGCTCGTTCTAACTCACTCGCACCTAGACCACGTGGGAGGAGCGCCGCTGCTTTATGCCAGTCTCTCGCCGAGAGCCTTGGCCACCAGCTTGACTAGAGCCGCGTCGAGGATCCTCCTCGAGGACTTCCTCAAACTCTCGGGCTACTACTTGGACTTCGAGGATCACGAGGTGAACAAACTCTTGGCATCGATCGAGGAGGTCGCGCCTGGCGAGGAGGTCGAGGTCGGGAGCTTCAAGCTGAAATTCCTCAACGCGGGTCACGTGCCGGGAAGCCTCAGCGTGCTCGTCGAGACGTCAAATAAGAGCGTTCTCTACACGAGCGACGTGAACACCGTAGACACGAAGCTAACCAAAGGGGCCGACTTCTCGGGAATCGAAGCAGAGGTCCTCGTGATGGAGAGCACCTACGGCTCCTCGGATCACCCGCCGAGGAGTTCTGTCGAGAGGAGATTCGTGGAGGCCGTGCGAGAGGTCATCGAGGGGGGAGGGGTAGTGCTCGTCCCCGCGTTCAGCGTCGGGAGAGGCCAGGAGATAATGTGCGTTCTAGCGGAACACGAGGTAGAGCCTGTGGCCGTCGACGGGATGATACGAGAGGCCACGGACGTGCTACTGAGCAACGGATCCTTCATCCACAGGCTCGACCTCCTCGAGAAGGCTCGGGAGGAATTCGAGTTCGTGCGGGGCTGGCATGAGAGGAGGCGCGTCTGGAGGAGGCCAGGCGTCATAGTGGCGAGCGCCGGCATGCTCAAAGGAGGGCCCTCGAGGTATTATTTGAGGAAGATCGCGCACAGCGAGAAGAACGCGATTTTCATGGTCAGCTTTCAGGCCCCGGGGACGCCCGGGAGGAAGATCCTCGAGATGGGGCGATACAACGAGGGAGAGGACCTCGTTAAGGCCAGGGTGGAGTGGTTCGACTTCTCCAGCCACGCTGGCTCGAGCGAATTGCTCAAGATAGCCAAGAGCATCCGAGGCCTCGAGCTGGTGGTTCTCGTGCACGGCGAGCGCAAGGCGCAGGAGGCGCTGGCTCGGAGAATGAAGGAAGAAATAGGCGTGGAGGTCATCGCTCCTCTCAACGGCGAGAGCTTAGACGTAACCGGGTGA
- a CDS encoding MazG nucleotide pyrophosphohydrolase domain-containing protein, giving the protein MKILGIKLSELQELVKREYLERDKSRGVFATFAWLVEEVGELAESLLSGSLEEAEEEIADVIAWTISVANLLGIDVERALLRKYRHLIDAG; this is encoded by the coding sequence TTGAAGATCTTGGGCATCAAGCTGTCGGAGCTTCAGGAGCTCGTGAAGCGCGAGTACCTCGAGAGAGATAAATCGAGGGGAGTCTTCGCGACTTTCGCTTGGCTCGTCGAAGAGGTGGGGGAGCTGGCCGAAAGTCTTCTCTCCGGCTCCCTCGAGGAGGCCGAGGAGGAGATAGCCGACGTGATCGCCTGGACTATCTCCGTGGCTAACCTCCTCGGGATAGACGTGGAGCGCGCGCTGTTGAGGAAATATAGGCACCTCATCGACGCGGGCTGA
- a CDS encoding geranylgeranylglyceryl/heptaprenylglyceryl phosphate synthase — translation MGRVENYLKERRAARGPLHFSLIDPHKVTDESSLRSVAETLASFGTDAFLVGGSLGVSPFKMAGVVEVLREFGLPVIIFPGDLTNIVPGADAVLFMSLLNSDDPYYIVGAQMQGAFLVQEYGLEPLPTAYIIVGHGGAAGFVGRARPIPWDRPEIAAAYALSARMLGMRFVYLEAGSGAPRHIPSDFARAVKRVAPDLFLIIGGGIREARVAEELARSGADALVTGSLVEERLEAVREIIEAVRRASLEP, via the coding sequence TTGGGGAGAGTTGAGAACTATCTCAAAGAGAGGAGAGCCGCTCGAGGCCCTCTCCACTTCTCCTTGATAGATCCTCATAAAGTGACGGACGAGTCCTCTCTGAGGAGCGTAGCCGAGACCTTGGCCTCCTTCGGGACCGACGCCTTCTTGGTGGGGGGGAGCCTAGGCGTCTCGCCCTTCAAAATGGCCGGAGTAGTCGAAGTTCTACGCGAGTTCGGGCTCCCTGTCATAATATTCCCGGGTGACCTCACGAACATAGTGCCCGGAGCCGACGCCGTGCTCTTTATGTCACTGCTCAACAGCGACGACCCCTATTATATCGTTGGAGCTCAGATGCAGGGTGCCTTCTTGGTCCAAGAGTACGGGCTTGAGCCTCTCCCCACGGCCTACATCATCGTGGGCCACGGTGGAGCGGCGGGATTCGTTGGGAGGGCCAGGCCCATCCCGTGGGATCGCCCGGAAATAGCCGCGGCATACGCCCTCTCGGCACGCATGCTAGGGATGCGCTTCGTCTACCTCGAGGCGGGCTCGGGAGCGCCTAGGCACATACCCTCGGACTTCGCTCGAGCAGTCAAGAGAGTTGCTCCCGATCTATTCCTCATAATTGGAGGGGGAATACGCGAGGCGCGCGTGGCCGAGGAGCTGGCACGCAGCGGGGCCGATGCGTTGGTGACGGGCTCCCTCGTGGAGGAGAGGCTAGAGGCCGTGCGTGAGATAATAGAGGCCGTGAGGCGGGCCTCTCTCGAGCCCTGA
- the ppcA gene encoding phosphoenolpyruvate carboxylase yields MEPPRLMCTQHPDSTVKVSTAEEVDEAIVGHTLYGCDEIMVDFEGKLTPYAQPREVVTKALELELGVGERLIVTPRVPSPTLEDVDRAFLSMEAAVMANYYSWKLAGVQATRWVILPMVEDVSQMLMVQRILDKKAKIVEEELGIDVGRVELLPLIEDATYHLRIDKMLREFYERIGLLPDEERWTRVFLGISDSAVRHGHVASSLALRMALASIRSMREEGYDVRPIVGSGSPPFRGAMNNPALVEREVEHYRGYFTVTVQSAARYDLPFDSYSTLKKILIESSRREPRPLQSSEEEIAQLANEASSLYRSRVARLIERVNQISSIIPGTRERVLWRTYGRTLRCDDGRVHWVPRAIVYTAAFYTAGLPPLLLDAAFLLRALRTEMADRVLIRELPGLFDELKFEAQLFHPGVAAKNFGEDVVREAEELLDHLGIRERAGGAYALLLEEARSEPHVIALGKLRKFLG; encoded by the coding sequence ATGGAGCCTCCCCGCTTGATGTGCACGCAGCATCCCGACTCTACCGTGAAGGTCTCCACGGCTGAAGAAGTTGACGAAGCCATAGTGGGTCACACGTTATACGGGTGCGACGAGATAATGGTCGATTTTGAGGGAAAGCTCACCCCTTACGCCCAGCCCAGGGAAGTCGTGACGAAAGCGCTCGAGCTTGAGCTCGGCGTCGGCGAACGCCTCATCGTGACTCCTAGGGTGCCTAGCCCGACGCTCGAGGACGTAGATAGGGCTTTTCTCTCAATGGAGGCTGCCGTGATGGCCAATTACTATTCGTGGAAGCTGGCCGGCGTACAGGCCACGCGCTGGGTCATTCTGCCAATGGTCGAGGACGTCTCTCAGATGCTCATGGTGCAGAGGATACTCGACAAAAAGGCTAAGATCGTTGAGGAGGAGCTGGGAATCGACGTGGGCAGGGTCGAGCTGCTGCCCCTGATAGAGGACGCTACGTACCATTTGAGGATCGACAAGATGCTCCGAGAATTCTACGAGCGAATAGGACTGCTCCCCGATGAGGAGAGATGGACGCGCGTGTTCCTCGGCATAAGCGACTCGGCCGTCCGTCACGGGCACGTGGCCTCGTCACTTGCGTTGAGGATGGCTCTCGCCAGTATCAGGAGCATGCGAGAGGAGGGCTACGACGTTAGGCCCATTGTTGGGTCGGGCAGCCCACCCTTTCGGGGTGCTATGAACAATCCGGCCCTCGTGGAGCGCGAGGTCGAGCACTACAGAGGATACTTCACCGTTACGGTGCAGTCGGCTGCTAGGTACGATCTCCCCTTTGACTCCTACTCTACGCTCAAGAAGATCCTCATCGAATCTTCGAGGAGAGAGCCGCGACCTCTGCAATCGAGCGAGGAGGAGATAGCGCAACTAGCTAACGAGGCCTCGAGCCTTTACAGGAGCAGAGTAGCGAGGCTGATCGAGAGAGTGAATCAGATAAGCTCCATAATACCTGGCACGAGAGAGAGAGTGCTGTGGAGAACCTATGGCAGGACCCTCAGATGCGACGATGGGAGAGTCCATTGGGTCCCAAGGGCCATAGTATACACGGCAGCCTTCTACACGGCTGGTCTGCCCCCCCTCCTACTCGACGCGGCCTTTCTGTTGAGGGCTCTCAGGACCGAAATGGCGGACAGGGTCCTGATAAGAGAGCTGCCAGGCCTATTCGACGAGTTGAAGTTCGAAGCTCAACTCTTTCACCCTGGCGTGGCCGCTAAGAACTTTGGGGAAGACGTGGTGCGCGAGGCCGAGGAGCTGCTGGACCACTTGGGGATACGCGAGAGAGCGGGTGGAGCGTACGCTCTCCTCCTCGAGGAGGCGAGGAGCGAGCCGCACGTCATCGCGCTGGGAAAACTTAGAAAATTCCTCGGCTGA
- a CDS encoding L-threonylcarbamoyladenylate synthase, protein MTRLYKVDPHDPDPRAVSECANLIRAGGLVAFPTETVYGLGANAYDIGAVLRVYEVKRRPLDNPLIVHIASADQLLEVARSAPEQALRLVERAWPGPLTLVLPRNPRVPRETTGGLDSVAVRVPAHPVALALIKEAGVPIAAPSANVSGRPSPTEASHVVEDLWGLIDAIIDGGETLFGVESTVVSFLTDPPILLRPGSLPIEEIERILGREIIVPPFARGIEEAREALSPGVKYRHYAPSCRLVLVELKSYDDLKKLAEVVKGVAARFSSERRLILATDETVKFYEGLGVNVKSLGPRSNLYRVAQNLFKALREADKLGVDVVIAEGFEERGLGLTLMSRLRKASTSRLVAD, encoded by the coding sequence ATGACCAGGCTCTACAAAGTGGACCCTCACGACCCCGACCCTCGTGCTGTGAGCGAGTGCGCGAACTTAATAAGAGCGGGAGGTCTCGTGGCGTTTCCCACCGAGACGGTCTACGGTCTGGGAGCCAATGCCTACGACATCGGCGCTGTGCTCAGAGTATACGAGGTGAAGAGAAGACCCCTGGACAACCCCCTCATAGTCCACATAGCATCTGCGGATCAATTGCTTGAGGTCGCTCGAAGCGCTCCAGAGCAGGCTCTGAGATTGGTCGAGAGAGCCTGGCCGGGCCCCCTCACCCTCGTTCTCCCGAGGAATCCGCGCGTCCCCCGTGAGACTACTGGAGGGCTCGATAGTGTCGCGGTTAGAGTGCCGGCGCATCCGGTCGCCCTCGCTTTGATAAAAGAAGCAGGGGTCCCCATTGCTGCACCAAGCGCTAATGTATCGGGTAGGCCCAGCCCCACCGAGGCATCTCACGTAGTGGAGGACCTATGGGGTCTCATCGATGCGATAATAGATGGGGGGGAGACCCTCTTTGGCGTCGAGTCCACGGTGGTCAGCTTCCTCACGGACCCACCCATACTCCTGAGACCGGGCTCTCTCCCCATCGAGGAGATAGAAAGGATCCTTGGTCGAGAAATCATTGTTCCCCCCTTCGCGAGAGGGATCGAGGAGGCGCGGGAGGCTCTCTCGCCCGGTGTCAAGTACAGACACTATGCCCCCAGCTGCCGGCTGGTGTTGGTAGAGCTGAAGAGCTACGACGACTTAAAGAAGCTCGCGGAAGTCGTCAAGGGCGTCGCCGCGCGCTTCAGCTCCGAGAGAAGATTGATCCTGGCCACAGATGAGACGGTCAAGTTCTATGAGGGTCTCGGAGTTAACGTAAAATCTCTCGGTCCGAGGAGCAACCTCTATAGAGTGGCCCAGAACCTCTTCAAGGCTCTGAGAGAGGCCGACAAGCTTGGCGTCGACGTCGTAATAGCGGAGGGCTTCGAGGAGAGGGGGCTTGGGCTGACCCTCATGAGTAGACTTAGGAAGGCCTCGACGAGCAGGCTCGTAGCCGACTAA
- a CDS encoding dihydroorotate dehydrogenase gives MPLSLEVDIGKLRLRYPTMLASGVLAVNSQLMGSLARTEGLGAIVTKSATLEARRGYENPVIAGGPCYVVNALGLPNPGYKVMSEELRLIGPALRESGVRLVASLAPSSPREAEVMAIAFEEAGAEALELNLSCPHASGLGLEVGSDPELVGELVEAVASTTSLPVLAKLGFSDRAIESAKRAEEAGATAVVAINTIRGVIIDLHARRPVLSNVYGGVSGPAIRAIAVGMVYRLYEELSIPIIGCGGIDSWESAAEMILAGASAVQVGTALMYKGLRVFREIAEGLERYLIEVGAETLKELVGAAHPK, from the coding sequence TTGCCTCTCTCGCTCGAGGTCGATATAGGTAAGCTGAGGCTGAGATATCCGACCATGTTGGCCAGCGGCGTGTTGGCCGTCAACTCGCAACTAATGGGGTCTCTCGCCAGAACAGAGGGCTTGGGCGCTATCGTAACGAAGAGTGCGACGCTAGAGGCTAGGAGAGGCTACGAGAACCCCGTCATCGCCGGTGGCCCGTGCTATGTGGTGAACGCGCTGGGTCTCCCGAACCCCGGCTACAAGGTGATGTCCGAGGAGCTTAGATTAATCGGACCGGCGCTGCGCGAGTCGGGCGTGAGGCTCGTAGCGAGCCTCGCGCCCTCGAGTCCGCGTGAGGCCGAGGTCATGGCGATCGCGTTCGAGGAGGCCGGCGCCGAGGCTCTAGAGCTGAATCTGAGCTGCCCTCACGCATCAGGGCTGGGTCTCGAAGTGGGCTCCGACCCGGAGCTCGTCGGAGAGCTCGTCGAAGCCGTAGCCTCGACAACTAGCCTGCCCGTCTTGGCGAAGCTCGGATTCTCCGACAGAGCGATCGAATCGGCCAAGAGAGCGGAGGAGGCCGGGGCGACCGCCGTAGTAGCGATAAACACGATCCGTGGGGTCATCATAGATCTACACGCGAGGAGGCCGGTCTTATCCAACGTGTACGGGGGGGTCTCGGGACCGGCCATAAGAGCCATAGCCGTGGGGATGGTCTATAGGCTATACGAGGAGCTCAGCATCCCCATCATAGGCTGCGGTGGGATAGACTCGTGGGAGAGCGCCGCCGAGATGATACTCGCTGGCGCCTCGGCGGTCCAAGTGGGCACCGCTCTCATGTACAAAGGATTAAGGGTTTTCCGGGAAATCGCGGAGGGGCTCGAGAGATACCTCATCGAGGTCGGGGCCGAGACTCTGAAAGAACTGGTAGGAGCGGCGCATCCCAAATAA
- a CDS encoding dihydroorotase family protein, with product MSRSVKLVVRGKAFVAGEIARVTIAGNEQGLVEKIELGSSNSGRGEEELDFDKPGYLIAPGVVDLHVHLRDWGQSAKETVRSGTAAAAAGGVVAVADMPNTLPPVDTLERALERDRLLGSGSYVDYVLYAKPPRDPVELEEMLKVAIGLKIYPEDLRRAEHLPPSPPGALFVFHAESPECIEGVADVKRGHRPGEERPGRCEVEAVERILSSPAFSTRRIHVTHATLCESIELIERARRGGARVTVDATPHHLLLDARAYTMAGSVAKVYPPLRLGAHTECLRTALLRGVLDAVSSDHAPHEDSEKSRGYWEAPPGIPGLETLVPLAFTTALRLEMPIERLFWVLSRGPAKILGLGDVLGEIAVGKLASFTVLDVRGWRRVRGTSFRSSAKLTPFEGWELTGWPHATIVRSELVYLDGELVGRAGHGVNLLASLARGRYR from the coding sequence TCGCAGGCAACGAGCAGGGGCTCGTGGAGAAGATCGAGCTCGGTAGCTCGAACTCAGGACGGGGAGAGGAGGAGCTGGACTTCGACAAGCCGGGCTACCTAATAGCGCCCGGCGTCGTCGATTTACACGTACACCTCAGAGATTGGGGCCAGAGCGCGAAGGAGACTGTGAGGAGCGGCACGGCCGCGGCCGCGGCCGGAGGCGTAGTTGCCGTGGCAGATATGCCGAACACGCTGCCGCCCGTCGACACGTTGGAGAGAGCGTTGGAGCGAGACCGCCTGCTCGGCTCCGGCTCTTACGTAGACTACGTGCTGTACGCTAAGCCTCCGCGTGATCCAGTGGAGCTCGAGGAGATGTTGAAGGTAGCGATAGGACTGAAAATATATCCCGAGGACCTCCGCCGAGCGGAGCACCTGCCGCCGAGTCCTCCAGGTGCTCTGTTCGTGTTCCACGCGGAGTCGCCGGAGTGTATTGAGGGGGTCGCCGATGTTAAGAGAGGTCACAGGCCGGGGGAGGAAAGGCCCGGGCGTTGCGAGGTCGAAGCCGTGGAGCGAATATTATCGTCGCCTGCTTTCTCGACTCGCAGGATCCACGTAACCCACGCTACGCTCTGCGAATCGATAGAGCTGATCGAGCGTGCGAGGAGAGGCGGGGCGCGCGTCACAGTAGACGCTACTCCTCATCATTTGTTGCTCGATGCGAGGGCCTATACAATGGCGGGCTCCGTTGCGAAGGTGTACCCGCCGTTGAGGCTCGGCGCACACACCGAATGCCTGCGGACGGCTCTCCTCCGCGGGGTCTTAGACGCCGTGTCCTCTGATCACGCGCCCCACGAGGACTCGGAGAAGAGCCGCGGCTACTGGGAGGCGCCGCCCGGTATTCCAGGCCTCGAAACCTTGGTCCCTCTCGCGTTCACGACAGCATTGAGGCTCGAGATGCCCATCGAGAGGCTGTTCTGGGTATTATCGAGAGGCCCGGCCAAGATATTAGGGCTCGGCGACGTGCTCGGCGAAATCGCGGTGGGAAAGCTGGCCAGCTTCACCGTTCTCGACGTGAGGGGGTGGCGCAGAGTTCGCGGGACGAGCTTTAGGTCGTCGGCGAAGCTCACCCCATTCGAGGGGTGGGAGTTGACAGGCTGGCCTCACGCTACCATTGTCAGATCGGAGCTCGTCTACTTGGACGGGGAGCTCGTTGGGAGAGCCGGGCATGGGGTGAATCTGCTTGCCTCTCTCGCTCGAGGTCGATATAGGTAA